The DNA sequence ATTGCGGAGCAGACTAACCTGCTGGCGCTCAATGCAGCCATAGAAGCTGCCCGGGCAGGAGACCAGGGGCGCGGCTTTGCGGTGGTTGCGGATGAAGTCAGGCAGTTGGCTGGTCGTACCGCCCAGGCCACCGGTGAGGTTGCCGAAACACTGCAGGAAATCCGGTCAGATACAGTACTGATCGTCAGTCGCATTGAGGATCTTGCCCGGAGTGTCGAGGAAGGGCTTGCGTCGGTCGAGACGGTGGGCGAACGGCTTGACCAGATACGGGATCAGTCAAATCGTGTTCAGCAGCAGGTGGCACGCATTGCCGAGATAGATCAGGCCAATGAGATCAGCCTGACACACGTGTTCTCAGCCATTGAAACCGTCAGGGACCAGATCTCGGAGAGTGATGACAGTGTTGCCTCAATGGCGGAGCAGGCATCCACATTGATGGAGCTTGCAGAAGTGGCTAATGCGGCGTTTGCGCTGAACAGTGGCTCAAGTTATCACAGGTTCTTCTACGATCAGGCGCGAAGTGGTGCAGAGCAGATTGGCCGGATGTTTGAGGAGGCTATCCGCGAAGGCACGCTGACTGAAAGCAGGTTGTTTGATAAAACGAGAACTCCGATCCCGGGCACTCAGCCGGCGAAATACTCAAGCAGTTTCGACTCTTTTACCGACAAGAGCCTGCCTGTTGTGCAGGAACGGATAAAAGAGTCGCATCCGGCGCTGGTTTACGCGGCGGCGCAGTCACCGGATGGGTATATACCTACTCATAATCGTGAGTTCGCCCACGAACTTACCGGTGACCCTGAGGTTGATCTGATGCGCAGCCGGAGTAAGCGGCTGTTCAGAGACCGAACGGCTATTCGTTGTGGTAGTCACAAAGAGAACATGTTGCTGCAAACATACCGCCGCGATACAGGTGAGATCATGCACGACCTTGCTGTTCCAATCTATGTAAATGGCAGGCACTGGGGTGGTCTCCGACTTGGATATCGTCCGGACAATCACTGACCGCAGAGGCGGGAAGCCCGCGCGAGGGGGTGTGTTAAACTTTCAGCTTACATTGGAAAAGGAGAAGTGCTTTGGCTGACCCGGAATTTATTCCTGTCGAACTGGAGACGGATGAAGTGTCACGCAGGTCTGATCCCGTGCGCAATCTCGCCGTTGCCGTTTATATTCTTCAGGGGCTTTCGTTTTTTCTGGGTGGCATTACCGCACTGGTTGGGGTGATCATCAATTACGTCAAGCTGGACGATGTCCGCAACACATGGGTGGAGCCCCATTTTCGCTGGCAGATCCGTACTTTCTGGATAGGACTGTTATGGAGCGTTATCGGTATTGTGACCACCTTTCTGATTGTCGGATGGTTCATTCTCCTGGGTATATCGATCTGGTTCATCTATCGCATTGTAAAAGGTGCCCTGGCACTGAATGATGGCAAGGCACCTGTCTGAACCGTCTCCCGGCGACATACAAATCAGTCGTCGGTTACTTCCTTTAACCGAAGTGCGCTGAATGTCCCGGCCAACCCCATAAGTCCGAGTACCAATATGACTGCGGCGTCTGAGATCAGTGAAATCAACGCCGTAAACCCTCCGGTCACCAGTAATAAAATGCCTATCACGGTGTTGCTGACTGCGGTGTAGTCTGTGCGCTTGTTGCCACCAGCCATATCCACCAGATAAGTTTTTCTGCCCAGTCTGACGCCTGCATGGGCAATGCTCAGCACAAAGAAAGCCAGGGGATAAAACCAGCCGTTGCCCAGACCTGTGCCTGCAAACATGGCAGTAAAACCAACCAACAGGCATACAGTGCTGGCGATAGCAGCCCCGCGAATCATGACTCTGCGGCTGGACGAGTCGGCCATCCAGCCCCAGAAACTGGCAGATACAGAGCTGGCCAGACTGCTTGCCAGAAGAAACACGCCCAGCAGCAAGGCTGTATCAGATTCTTTCTGGGCCAGAACGACAAAATAAGGCGAGGCAAGAGCCGAGCATAGTAACAGTGCGCGGGTAATTACGAAGTTCCTGAAAGGGGCGTCGTCCCGCAGCAAAGACAGGCTTTTGAATGCTTCTCTGATGGCGTTGCCACCACCACTGGTTTCCCCTTCCTGTTCTTTCACGCCGGCAAACAGAAACCCGGCAATAATCCAGAGTGCAGCCGCCAGCAAAAGAAGAAGGCTGTAAAAGGCGAGAGTGGGGTCGCCCCGTTCCCAAAACAGTAATACCGTCAGAATAACTGTAGCAGTGCCTCCAATGGTGGTGGCCAGGCCCGAAAGCCTGCCGCGGCGGGTTTTCGGAACGCATTTCCCCTGGACGTCTTTCATGGCAACTGAGCAGAAACCTCGTGACAGGGAAAACAGAATCAAGGCGCCTACAATACCGCTGCCGGCGGTATAGCCTTCAAGAAACCAGACGCACGCGGCCATGCCAGTAACACTTACTGCCTGCCCAAAGCTTCCCAGCGTCCAGAACCATTTACGCACAGGTTTACGACGAACCCAGGCCGCAATTATCATCTGCGGCACCATGGAGCCTGATTCCCGGATGGGTACAAGCCAGGCTACGAGAGCAGGTGCTCCAACGGCACTCATCAGCCACGCCAACACTGTTTTGGGGCTGATCAACAGGTCGCCCAGCTTGGTCAATACGTTGGCAGCAAGAATCAGGAAAAAATTGCCGGGTACTGCACTGCAGGCTTCTGCCGGAATATCTTTACAGACCCGCGCATCTTCCTCGTTGGCGATCAGGCTATACAGCCGTTCAACAGACTGCCCAAGAGCATGGGCTGACGCCTGAGTGCTTTCTTCCGAGGGGGGGGTGTTCGGTGTGGGGTTCTGTTGCTGCGACAAGCTGTCGTCCTCCGGAAAATGGAGAACCAAGGATACCAGCCCCGCCGGTACCCCTGAACCCTGACGTACATATCCGCGTCCTGTTATACCAGGTGGTGATCCCACTGCACCGGCATGCTGGCGATTTCTCTGGCTGGCTGCCCCTTCCCAATGCGAACCAGCTTGCCGCGACCGGAGGAGACCAGAAAGTCGCCACCGGCCAGGGCTTCGACTCCGGCGCAGTCTGCAATAGAAGCCTGTTCAAGCACTTTTCCTGAACGGCCATTAAAGACCAGTGCCGTGCCACCAATAGGGGAGGCTATAGCAACCAGATCATTTTCAGGGTGCGCAACAATACTGGCGATATAGTTGCCCAGTTTCCGGTGCACTGATTCTCCAAGATCAATCTCTTCATAGCGGCCCTTACTGTAGCGCGCTATAAGTGGAGGTAGTTCATGGGCCGGGCCCTGATACTGATATGCAGCATAAATAGTGCCGTCTGGCGCGACATCCACATGCCGGGTGCTCAGTTGGTGGTGGGAGGGGCTGAATCTGCCGATAGTTGCTCCTGATTGGCTGTCTACCAGAACCAGTGCAGGCTTCATGGAGTCCAGGTTGAGCTTGATGCGGTCGTAATCCGGGTGGGTCAGGATTCCCCCCAGCCCTACTATGAGCGTTCGTCCGTCCGGGTGCAGGGTAAGCTGGTGTGGGCCTGTGCCGTGCAGTTCAAAGGTGTTCACCCGTTGATAGTTTTGCTGGCTGTCATAGACCGCAACAATACCTTCGCCAGGATCGTAGCGGCTGGCTGTCGCATAAAGAAACCGTCCGTCCCGGGAGAATACGCCGTGCCCTACGAAGTGTTCACCTTCGGCAGCCTTTATGTGATGCAGGCGTTCGCCGGTTTTGCTGTTGAGCACATAAAATGACCAGCCCGGGCGGCGCTCAAAGAACAGCACCTCGGCTGTTCCGGGGCGATTGCAGCCACTGTGGCAGCGAGTACTTACCGGTGCCTGCCAGAGCATTGTTCCGTCTGGTGCAATTGCGCCTACAGCGAAATTACCACCGGGTAGGCCTATGGCGCCGGTATATTGCTGCACGCCTTTGCTGGAAGCTTTTTCGGGCAACATGCTGCAACCGGTTAGCGTGATTACTGCACCACCAGCCAGCGCCGCTTTGATCAGGCTTCTGCGAGTCAGTTCAGGCATGTACAGGGCTCCTTCAGTCACCGTCACTGGAATTGAAGCCGCGTACGATGCCAAGCTCAACGGCGGCTCTGTCGTTTACCAGCGCTGCCAGTTGGGTAATGTCGATATAGAGGCTTTGAAGTGATCTGAACTCGTTGTCGTCAGCCAGCAATAGCGCCATCGGCCGGTTCAGCTCCGGAAAGTTGGCCAGCACTTCGTCAAACTGCTGTTCGATGTCCTGGGCCAGTTCGGGCTGCTTCCGGTCATGGAGCAGGCTGGAAAACGCCGGCAGGAAGTAGTTTTTCAGTCCCCGCACGCTGGCTTCGGCGGCAATCAGGCTTGTTCCGCTGCGCCAGGCATCCGCGTTGTATACAGAACGTTTTCCGTTGCCACGCAATCCCATAGGAGCGGCCAGGCGGCGTTCTTCAAGAATTTCCAGTCCAGCCATGGCTGCCTTGATTGTTGTATCCGTGTACTGGGCATTGCCAGCGTAGTTACTCTGAAAGTCATTCCAGTCACGGGCCAGATTTTTACTGTTGTCGGCAATGTGATTGGTTACCGCAACCAGGAGCTTGCAGGTGTGCTCTGCGGGAAGTGCTCTGTCACTGGTATTGAATGCCTGGTCGTACAAAATAAATTCGGCCATTGGAAAGCCTTGTACAGCGACACCGGATTGGCTTATCAGCTCGGGTGTAAGCGGTGCATCATCTTTCAGCAGGAACGATGCCTTACGGGCCACCAGGTTTTTCGGATCCGGCCAGAACTGGAGCTGCCAGGCGCGATTTCCCTGTTCTACCGGGCCGAAATCAACAAAGCGGACTTCCTGCCAGGCAAGAAATGCGTCCAGCCATGCTTTCTTCGTTTGCTTGAGCTCCTCGCCGGAAGGAGCTTTGCAGTATGTTTCTGCCTGATCTTTGAGTGCCCGACTCTGTTCCGCCAGGGTCTGATATCCGACATAAATGTCGCTGTGCCATTGTTTTCGATAGTCTGTGTCCTGATCGCCAGCGGGGCTGCCAGCTGCCGCAGCTAAAGGTGAAATGGCCAGTGACAAGCTAAGGCAAAGGGAAACAGAAGATATCATGCGCTTCATATCGGGCTCCGTTAAAGCGAATTCAGGAAGTCGAGCAGAGCCCGACGGTTTTCGGCACTGAACTCGCTGAAGCGTGCTACAGCCGGGGCTGCTTCGCCGCCGTGCCATAGAATGGCTTCTTCCAGAGTTCGCGCCCGACCGTCATGGAGAAAGCCTGCTTGCGGATTTACTGTCTGTGCCAGACCAATGCCCCAAAGCGGCTGGGTGCGCCATTCATTCCCGTTAGCCAGGAATTCATCGCGGCCATCTGCCAGGGCTGGTCCCATGTCGTGCAACAGCATATCGGTATATGGCCAGATCGTCTGTTCACTCAGATCAGGACGGTCCGGGTCGATTCCGGTTGTGTGTCGGGGAGTGTGACATCCAGCGCATCCGGTTTCGTTAAACAGTTGTGCGCCTTTTTGTACAGAGGGATCTCCCATGTTACGTCGGGCAGGTACTGCCAGGCTCTTGGCATAGAAAGTAACAAAATTCGCAATCTTGTCGCTGACTTCTGGTTGGCCTCCATCCGTAAAACGATCACAGTTCTGTTCCGGTGTGCAGTCAGTGGTGGGCTTCAGGCTGGAGGTCAGCCCCATATCGCCGGCAAACGCGCCCATGCTCTGTTGGTGTACATTGGGTTCAGCGGCTTTCCAGCCGAAACGGCCAGGTACTGTCTGTCCGGTTGCGAGATCCCAGACCTTATTGAGCTTTCCTGATATGCCATCACCGTTTTTATCCTGCGGGTCAGCCAGCGCCTCAAGCTCAGCACTCGGGATAGCTTCCAGTAACCCCATGCCAATCATGGGTGGTGCAACCCGGGGAGAGATCAGAAGGTCATCAGGCAGGGGGCCGTAGTTAGGGTTTTCGATGGTGTATGTGGGCTCACGCAGCTCTACCTTTGTACCGTCAGCCAGTGTTTTGGTTACGGTCTTCCAGGTAAGCACCATATCGGCTTCCGGTTTCGCGGCAGGCAGGGCTGCTGTCTGCAACTGGCTGCCATATACAGGTGCCGGTTTGAAACCGTGGGTACGCAGAATCTCGGCATCAATCTCCGGGTCAGCCGGTACGGCCAGACGCAGGAACAGGGACACAGGCGGCTCGTCGACACCAGGAGGGTGGCCGCGACCGTCTTTGACGTGGCAGCCCTGGCATGAGTTGGTGTTAAGCAGGGGGCCTAATCCATCCCGTGCTGTAGTGCTGGCCGGTGCTTCAACCCAGGGGTTGCGGAAAAAACTGTTACCAACGCTGAAGTCCAGGCGTTTGGTCATCGACAGGTTGCCCTGGGGCAGGGAGTAGGCATTGGTATCGAATTGCCTGACTGTGCCATCGCCTCCGGTATTTTCATTATCCTGTAGCGGAAAACCGGCGTGGGTACTGGCATGGGTCGAAAGGCTGATGCCGAACAGCAATGGCAGCAGCGCATTCAGTAGTCGTTTTCTGGTCATCATTTCTCACCGCACAATTGAATAAGCCATGGAGAAACCGCTCTTTTCAAAGCAGGCTGTCCATGGCTCGTTCTTATTATATGAATACCGGGGGCCAACTGTGCCCCCGGATATTTTCCCTATGCAGGGCTTTTATCAGAAAGCGTGGCCGGCATCATCCGGTGACAGGGCTTCGATACCCAGTTCGCGGGCAGCTTGCTCGATAGAGCCTGTCTGCTCGACCAGAGCCATGATGGCCCCGTTTACAATGCTTGAACCTTTTGTGTTACCCGGTGCAATCATCATATCAAATGTCATAGGGGCCTGGCTTGATTCTGCCTTGGATTTCATCACACCCAGCGCTTTCATTGAAGCTTCAAGCTCGGCCTCAAGGCGTGCATCCAGCTCCGGGTTGCTCTGTGCTACCAGGTCAGACAGGGACGGGCCGGATACCAGGCTGCCATCTACACGGCGATAGTCGCCGGTATAGACATTCTGTATGCCCTGGCCGTTGTAGTAATGGGAGTTATGAGTGTTATCGCTGAAGCAGTCGTGTTCGTCTTCGTATGAGTTGGCTTCAAGAGCTACTTTCATACGTTCGCCTGCGAGTTCGCCCAACGACAGGGAGCCCATGCCAAACAGCATTTTCTGCACGCCTTCGTCTGCGTCGGCAGTCATAAGCTGGCTGCGATAGTTATCAGAGGCATCTGGAGCCCATTGGGCGACCATCCACTCCAGATCGGAGATCAGAAGGTCGGTAACCGCGTCGAGATACTCTCCCCGGCGTTCGCAGTTGCCATTGGTGCAGTCAGCTCCTGTGGCGTAGTCGGTTATTGGACGCTGGCCGTTGCCTGGCTCAAAGCCTTGCAGATCCTGACCCCACAGCAGGAATTCGATGGCATGATAGCCAGTCGCTACGTTTGCTTCCGAACCGCCTATCTCATTCAGGTCGGCAAGCAGTTCCGGTGTCAGGACTGTCACATCAAGGGTTTCGCCGCCTACATTGATGCTTTTGCTGGCAATGATATTGGCAGTCGCACCGGCGTTGCCCAGTTCATACTGGTAATCGTCGGCTTGTACGTAGTCGATCAGACCTTCATCCAGCGGCCAGGCGTTCAGCTGACCTTCCCAGTCGTCGACAATAGTATTGCCAAAACGGAACACTTCAGTTTGCTGGTAGGGTACGCGCGCCGCAAGCCATGCTTCTTTGGCCGCCTTCATGTTGGCTTCAGTCGGGTTGGCAAGAAATTTGTCTGTGGCTTTATCCAGCGCTTTGGCTGTGATGAGTGCGTCTTGATAGCCGGCGTAAGCCAGATCTGCATAATGCTCGACAACCGAAGCTTTGGTGGCAGCTTGCGTTGCTGCTGAGTCTGATTGGGCTGTAAGGGCGCAGCCAGCGCTCATTGCGGCAGCAATGGTGAGTGCCAGAGGGGCTGGTCGAAACATTGTTTTCATTGAAAACTCCGGGTGCAAGAACAGTTATGGTAATAGGATGTATTATCGTTCGTATTATGTTGGCTAAAACGTCACAACGCAAGACTGCTTTGTCTGCGGTCAGCACAGGAGTGGCCAGCACACACAAATAATAAAAATTAATGAGAATCATTTGCAAATAAAATTGGTAGTGCTAAATTCTGACCTGAACATGGTCTTGGTTCGGAGAGAAACAACATGAGTAGATCAGCGATTCAGCTAGCAGGTTCTTCAAAAAGTGTTTTCTCGGCGTGGCAGTCGCTACGCAAATCGGTTGACAGGGACAGTGGACAGCGCGGGAGTCATGACGGAGACACTGGCACACGGTCGCCTTCCGGTACCAGCCGCACAGGCTGAAGCTCAGCCGGAACCCCTTATCCATAAGGGACGTGTTTTCAGGCACTCTGCCTTGCACAGAGGGCGTGCGCTCGGGCTTAATGGTTCCTGATTACAGGAGCCTACCTATGCTGAGTTACCTTCACGCTTTCCATGCGGGAAATTTCGCTGATGTTCAGAAGCATGCAGTGTTAACGCTTGCTCTTTCTATGATGCAGGCCAAGCCATCCGCGATTGCCTGTTTCGATACCCACGCGGGTAGTGCTGTTTATGATCTTGAAAGTGAGCGCGCCCGGAAAACAGCGGAAGCCGATGCGGGCGTGCAAAAACTCTGGGCCAGCCGGAATGGTTTAGTGTCCAGCGACTGGCAGCCGGTTATGCAGATGCTGTCGCGCCTCAACGCGGGCGAGGGTCGTCTCACGGTTTATCCTGGTTCACCTGCCTGGATTCGCCAGTTTCTGCGCCCGGGTGATGCATTGACAGCTTTTGAGCTCCATCCTGCTGAAAGTGGTCAGCTTGCTGACTGGGCTACAGAGCATGGTGCCCGGGTGCTGCACGAAGATGGTCTGAAAGGGCTGTTACGGCGCCTGCCTCCCTCGCAACCCAGATTGCTGACGTTGATTGATCCTTCCTACGAAATCAAATCCGAATACCTTGATGTTGCAGATACCTTGCAGAAAGCATGGCAGAAATGCCGCCATGGGGTTTATCTTATCTGGTATCCGGTGCTTACCAGCCATTTGCAAACTGCGCTGAAACAGGCCGTCAAGGATAGCTCGCTGCGCAAGGTGTGGTGCAGTGAAGTTCATCTCAGAATGCCCCCTGAGCGTGGCATGACCGGCTCTGGCATGTTGGTGGTCAATCCGCCATGGGGGTTTGGCGATCGTTTTTCTGCCATGATTGAAGATATTGCCGGTGACCAGGCACTGGGCATTTCCCATGAGTGCAGCTGGTTGATCCCGGAATAAGCCAAGGAGTCGTTTTGAAGGACAAAGCCAAGGAGAATAAGGACGATCCCTGCCTTCCCGGTGGGCTGGTTCCCGTGGATCAGTGGGTACTCCCGCAGACATCTGTGCGGCGTTCGCTCAAGGATGCTATTCGTCATGCCCTCGAACAGTTGCGCGCCGGCGTGTCACAGGCTGAGGAACCCTTCGAGAGCATGGATGAATTGCCGGAACTGTCTGCTGCCCAGAAGCGACGGCTGGCGCCCGAGCCAGGCTACGCTGACCAGGCTGCCGCTATAGCATGCGGGCTTGAAGCTGCACGAAAGGATGGCTCGCTCAGCCGCGAGGTTGTTTTCCTGGTCGCGCCACCTTTTTCTGGCGTACAACAGGCCCTTGCATGCTTTTCCGGGTCCGGACAGTCAGGCTCGATTGAAGGTGGAGGTGAAGAGTGGGAAATCATTTTACCTCCGGATGCCCTGTCATTTGATGATCAGGAAGCCAGCGAATGGTGGGACAGGCAGGATTTATCACGGCCCTGGGTAATTCCCGAACTTGCAGACTTCTGGCTCCGGTGCCTCTCCGGCCTGGCGCTGGTCAAGGAGTTGTTTCGCCGGATCGCAAATGGCGACACGGGCACGGGCATTGTTGGCTGCTCTAGCTGGTGCTGGCGATACTGGGGCCAGTATCTTGAGAATGCCCAGATGTCACCCTGGACGCCCGCGCCTATGGATGCAGAGCGTTTGGGTGTCTGGTTCACGCGCCTGGCATCGGGTAGTGGTGATCGCGTCGTGACAGCAAGAATGACCAGCGATGGCCAGTATGTGCTGCCCCTGGCGAAACCTGACGACACTGAAAAACGAAAATACAGCACTTTTCTGCGTGATCTGGCTGCCTTGTCCAGAGGGAATCCCGGTGTTGCTCTGGCTATCTGGCAGAGATCATTGCGGGCCCGGCCAGATGATGACGCCAAACTGGAAGAGGCCGATGAAAAGCCGAAGACGCAAAGCTGTGCAGCCGATTGCTGGGTGGTGCCGCTGGCCCGGCTAAGCCTTCCTGCTATGCCGCAAAGCAAGGAGAGTGTCACTGGCTTTGTGCTTCATGGATTGTTGTTGCACAACGGCCTGGATATGGGCTCACTGGAGACGGTGACTGGTGTTTCTGTTTACGAACTCAGTCTTGTTCTGTCACGCCTGGGTCGCGCAGAACTGGTGGTTTGTGACCAGACAAGTAAACGCTGGAGCGTGACACCTATCGGTTACCCCACCGTCAGGCGTCACCTGCAGAGCTGGGGTTTCCCGCTTGATCAGTTCTAGGAGTTCTAATGATCGATGATCTTGGAATCAAGGATGCCTTTGCCTCGATAACGGGGCAGGCACTGCTACAGGCTTTATTCGTTATCGTGATCGCTTCACTGATCACTATGGCAATTCAGAAAGTGTTTCCCCGGGTCGCTGAAAAACTCGGTGGCAAACCGCGTTTATACCTTCTGGCGTCTGTACCCTTGCTGCGCCTCCTGATTATTCTCTCCACGATTGTCATTGTGGTGCCTATTCTGGTTGAGCCTTCATTTGAAAATATGGTCGCGATCTTTGGTGCTCTGGCGCTGGCTCTTGGCTTTGCTTTCAAGGATTACGCCAACAGTCTGATTGCCGGCATTGTGACCCTTTATGAAATGCCTTATCGCCCTGGCGACTGGATTGAGATTGATGGGCAATATGGCGAGGTGCGGGCCATAGGTACGCGTGCAGCCGAGATTGTTACACCCGACGATACGGTTGTGATCATCCCTCACAACAAGTTGTGGAACTCTCTGATTGCCAACGGCAACGATGGAACTGATAACCTGATGTGCGTGGCTGATTTTCATCTTGAAGCGAACCACGATGTCAGCCGGGTGCGGGATTTGCTCAGGGATGTTGCGTTTACCAGCCCACGAACAAAGACCTGGCAGCCTGTGCTGGTGATCGTATTTAATAAGCCCTGGGGTATGCACTATCGCCTGAAGGCATACCCGTTTGATCCAAAAGAGCAGTTCCAGTTCATATCCGAACTTACGGCCCGTGGTTCAGCGGAGTTGGCGCGGCAGGGTGTAAAGTTTGTTTCCGTGCCCGTTGCTGTTAACTGACTTGCGAAAACTACCCTTGTTTTCACACAAAAAGCCCCGCAATTGCGGGGCCATGCTGACAAACAGCCTGTCCGGCTTCGACCGGTATTTACATCAGTGCTTCGATACGGTTACGTACCTTCGGTTCGCTGCTGTAGGCTGTTGCAATGGCGTTATAGGTCGGGATATCCATGCCCGAACCTTCAATAACTGAAACCATCTCGTCGTTAGCTTCCATCTGCAGTTCCTGTGCTTTTTCCTGTGAATCTGCTGACTCGATTTTCTCTATGTATTCTTCCCGGACTTTCGTGATGCCTTCCTGTGCGCCAATGAACTTCTTCAGCTCTGCGTCGGTATAGTCGGTTTTCTGAGTGCCCGCAGCAGCAGGGTTGGTGTATCCGCTGGATTCCCCGGTTGTGGCAGGGCTTTGTGGGTTTTGTTGCGCCAGGGCCGGGCCAGCAGCAAGCAGGGCAATGGATGCAGTAATGGATACAAGTAGCTTGTTCATAGTCGTCATCTCCTGTTTCATTTGCAGTCTTCCGGAACCAATCAATCCCTGTGCCAGGTTTTGATATATAATAAAACCCTTAAATAACAATTGGTTGGCATTTGTTCTTGGTTAATCTCAGGTAATGATGGTTGTGGCTAAATGCCACATGTGGCAGAAATGTGTGGCAGTTAAGTCACTGGAGACAAAATGAAATCTTCTCTGAGAAGCGCGGGCCAGGTTTTCGGGTCGATACAGCTAACTCTGGTGTTGAGCATTGTGGTGCCTTTGCTGGCTATCAGTGGTCTTGCAATCTATCTGGGAGTTGGTGCCGTCGAAAAAGCCTTGAATGATCGCCTGCAGGAAGATCTGGAGCTGGTCGCCCGGGCCGCCAGAGGCCCGCTTTCCCGGGCTATGCAGGAAAATGATGAGTTGGTGATCGGCGATTCCCTCAGGTCGATTTTCAGGATTGGTCGTGTGTCGGGGGCGTCGGTCTTCGACGAAGATGGAGCGCGGGTTGCCAGTCTTGGTCTTGCTGATACTGATGTGGGCAACAGTGCCAGCGCGGAACAGGTCATCAATAGCGGCGAACTTGGGGGAGCCTTTCGCAGGGTGGACGGGCAGTCTGTCTTTTCACACTTTACACCTCTGGTAGCGGACGATGGCAGGATTCAGGGCTTGCTTCAGATAACCCGCAGGCGCAGCGACTTTCACGAGTTGCTGGCTTCAAGCCGCCTTTGGGCTGTCTCTATCTGGTCGGCGCTGGCGGTAACTATCATTCTGGTAGTGGTTCTTGGTCACTATGGTGCGGTTGGCCGCCATGTAAGCAAACTATTGAGTAACATGGCCGAGCTGGCTCCAGGCCATTGGCGTCTTGATACGGATCCATCCGGCCCGCGCGAATTGCGGCAGGTATACGGTGGCGTGCGGGACATGGGTGAACGCATGGCCCGGGCGGAGGAGGAAATACAGCAACGCGTAGCCAGAGAACGGGAGCTTGCTGAACGCCTGGAATACCAGGAGAAAATCGCCATGATCGGCCGCGTCGCTGGCGGTGTTGCCCATGAACTGGGTGCGCCCCTGAATGTGATCCAAGGGCGTGCCGATATTCTGGCTCGCCACGGACTTACCAGTGAGCAACGCCGGCAACTGGATGATATCAGCTGTCAGGTAGGGCGTATGACCACCATTATCCGGCAATTGCTGGACTGCTTCCGTCATGTACCTGATTCAAGAAGGCCGGTCAGCCTTGATGCTGTTCTTGAAGATGTGCTGGATCGTGCCGGTGAGGATGAAAAGTGCCGTGGCAAGCGTTTGCTGAGCCAGGGTTTTGATGTGGGTGCGAGGGTAAAAGCGGAGCCCGTCAGGCTGGAACTGGCGTGTCTGAACGTGGTGCGCAATGCGTGTCAGGCCGCACGCTCGGAGGTTGTTTTATCCTTGCATCATAAATCTGATGAGTGGGAAGTGCGGGTAGATGACGATGGTCCGGGAATAGCGATGGAAAAACGGGAGGCTGTCTTCGAACCCTTCTACAGTACCCGGGCAGCGGGTGAAGGCACTGGCCTGGGGCTGGCGGTTGTCAGTAGCGTATTGAAGGAGCACGGTGGCCGGGCTGAAATAGGAAGTAGTGAATCCGGAGGTTGCAGGATGAGCCTTTTCTGGCCAGTGGAGGAAACCGTATGAGCGAGAACAAGGCAAAGATTCTGTTGCTGGAAGACGATAGCAGTCTGGGCCTGCTGTTGAGTGAGGAGCTTGAGCTTGATGGTTATCGGGTCACACGTGCAGGAACAGTAGAGGAAGCTTGCCGGTTGCTCTCCGCAGACACGCCGGACCTGGTTGTTTCAGATCTCCGCCTTCCTGACGGTGATGGGCTGGAGCTTCTGAAGGCAGCACAGATGAATGGTCACAGCCTGCCTTTTATCGTCATTACGGCATTCGGAACGGTCGATCAGGCCGTTGATGCACTGAAAGCCGGAGCAGATGATTTTCTCACCAAGCCCCTATCTACGGACCACTTGCGCCTGAAAATACACCGGCTGTTAACTCAGGCCGATCTTACCCGGCAGTTGGAACAGTTTCTTTCACAAAGCGG is a window from the Marinobacter sp. ANT_B65 genome containing:
- a CDS encoding methyl-accepting chemotaxis protein, giving the protein MALLDRASIIWGMAIAVIFAVVCALVAQVLGLDLASILIGLVVGLVGASGFIIVRVLGPAELGLKALNDGTLADDHPLQTQCQQLISDAKAGRALIETLSGSADRNAISAAQVSHAADQLKLRLDLQVQETAQMADYAGQITETVRESSQQATNAATMALQNREASTEGREALTTAIDSIREVHEQSSENLRLIQALNEKSNKIQGVTTTIQSIAEQTNLLALNAAIEAARAGDQGRGFAVVADEVRQLAGRTAQATGEVAETLQEIRSDTVLIVSRIEDLARSVEEGLASVETVGERLDQIRDQSNRVQQQVARIAEIDQANEISLTHVFSAIETVRDQISESDDSVASMAEQASTLMELAEVANAAFALNSGSSYHRFFYDQARSGAEQIGRMFEEAIREGTLTESRLFDKTRTPIPGTQPAKYSSSFDSFTDKSLPVVQERIKESHPALVYAAAQSPDGYIPTHNREFAHELTGDPEVDLMRSRSKRLFRDRTAIRCGSHKENMLLQTYRRDTGEIMHDLAVPIYVNGRHWGGLRLGYRPDNH
- a CDS encoding imelysin family protein; its protein translation is MKRMISSVSLCLSLSLAISPLAAAAGSPAGDQDTDYRKQWHSDIYVGYQTLAEQSRALKDQAETYCKAPSGEELKQTKKAWLDAFLAWQEVRFVDFGPVEQGNRAWQLQFWPDPKNLVARKASFLLKDDAPLTPELISQSGVAVQGFPMAEFILYDQAFNTSDRALPAEHTCKLLVAVTNHIADNSKNLARDWNDFQSNYAGNAQYTDTTIKAAMAGLEILEERRLAAPMGLRGNGKRSVYNADAWRSGTSLIAAEASVRGLKNYFLPAFSSLLHDRKQPELAQDIEQQFDEVLANFPELNRPMALLLADDNEFRSLQSLYIDITQLAALVNDRAAVELGIVRGFNSSDGD
- a CDS encoding DUF4870 family protein, whose product is MADPEFIPVELETDEVSRRSDPVRNLAVAVYILQGLSFFLGGITALVGVIINYVKLDDVRNTWVEPHFRWQIRTFWIGLLWSVIGIVTTFLIVGWFILLGISIWFIYRIVKGALALNDGKAPV
- a CDS encoding DUF1513 domain-containing protein; its protein translation is MPELTRRSLIKAALAGGAVITLTGCSMLPEKASSKGVQQYTGAIGLPGGNFAVGAIAPDGTMLWQAPVSTRCHSGCNRPGTAEVLFFERRPGWSFYVLNSKTGERLHHIKAAEGEHFVGHGVFSRDGRFLYATASRYDPGEGIVAVYDSQQNYQRVNTFELHGTGPHQLTLHPDGRTLIVGLGGILTHPDYDRIKLNLDSMKPALVLVDSQSGATIGRFSPSHHQLSTRHVDVAPDGTIYAAYQYQGPAHELPPLIARYSKGRYEEIDLGESVHRKLGNYIASIVAHPENDLVAIASPIGGTALVFNGRSGKVLEQASIADCAGVEALAGGDFLVSSGRGKLVRIGKGQPAREIASMPVQWDHHLV
- a CDS encoding MFS transporter, coding for MYSLIANEEDARVCKDIPAEACSAVPGNFFLILAANVLTKLGDLLISPKTVLAWLMSAVGAPALVAWLVPIRESGSMVPQMIIAAWVRRKPVRKWFWTLGSFGQAVSVTGMAACVWFLEGYTAGSGIVGALILFSLSRGFCSVAMKDVQGKCVPKTRRGRLSGLATTIGGTATVILTVLLFWERGDPTLAFYSLLLLLAAALWIIAGFLFAGVKEQEGETSGGGNAIREAFKSLSLLRDDAPFRNFVITRALLLCSALASPYFVVLAQKESDTALLLGVFLLASSLASSVSASFWGWMADSSSRRVMIRGAAIASTVCLLVGFTAMFAGTGLGNGWFYPLAFFVLSIAHAGVRLGRKTYLVDMAGGNKRTDYTAVSNTVIGILLLVTGGFTALISLISDAAVILVLGLMGLAGTFSALRLKEVTDD